From Pseudanabaena sp. PCC 6802, one genomic window encodes:
- a CDS encoding YkgJ family cysteine cluster protein, protein MSNNLTLQTMAILEEIDLATATFQTATGLQCPPGCGACCQNPEVETTPLEMLPIAWELHQRGELGEWIQQMRAISGIGVCIFYRSDPAIPGNGRCSIYPWRPSLCRLFGFAAVVNKQGNPELAACKKHKEEMPEVVAKSQAAIAGGLPIPQFADFAMRFRTLDPNLGQERLPINQALKVALERVGLIVQLSIAPILPGD, encoded by the coding sequence ATGTCTAATAATTTGACATTGCAAACTATGGCAATCCTGGAGGAAATCGATCTCGCAACTGCGACATTTCAGACTGCTACGGGGCTGCAATGCCCTCCCGGTTGCGGTGCGTGTTGCCAAAATCCTGAAGTTGAGACAACACCACTAGAGATGTTACCAATCGCATGGGAACTCCATCAACGCGGGGAATTAGGTGAATGGATACAACAAATGAGAGCAATTAGTGGTATAGGAGTTTGCATATTCTATCGCAGCGATCCTGCGATCCCCGGCAACGGACGCTGCAGCATCTATCCCTGGCGGCCATCTCTGTGTCGCTTGTTTGGTTTTGCCGCAGTTGTCAACAAACAGGGCAATCCCGAGCTAGCTGCCTGTAAAAAACACAAAGAAGAAATGCCTGAAGTCGTGGCGAAATCCCAAGCAGCGATCGCCGGTGGATTGCCCATACCCCAATTTGCCGATTTTGCCATGCGCTTCCGTACCCTGGATCCTAATTTGGGGCAAGAGCGTCTACCGATTAACCAAGCATTAAAGGTGGCACTGGAGCGGGTGGGATTAATCGTGCAGTTATCTATTGCCCCTATATTGCCTGGTGACTGA